The following proteins come from a genomic window of Sesamum indicum cultivar Zhongzhi No. 13 linkage group LG10, S_indicum_v1.0, whole genome shotgun sequence:
- the LOC105171483 gene encoding monothiol glutaredoxin-S5-like, translating to MERVSKMVSEKPLVIFSKTQCCMSHTIKSLFYDFGVNPTIYELDEIPRGREIEQAISRHGCNPPVPAVFIGGEFVGGADEIMSLHLKRALKPMLKRAGALWV from the coding sequence ATGGAGAGAGTAAGCAAAATGGTGTCCGAAAAACCCCTTGTGATCTTTAGCAAGACCCAATGCTGCATGAGCCACACAATCAAGTCCctcttttatgattttggtgTCAACCCCACAATTTACGAGCTCGACGAGATCCCTAGAGGCCGAGAGATCGAGCAAGCCATCTCTAGACACGGATGCAACCCGCCCGTGCCAGCGGTGTTCATTGGTGGTGAGTTTGTGGGCGGAGCAGACGAGATCATGAGTCTCCACCTCAAGAGGGCCCTAAAGCCCATGCTCAAAAGGGCTGGGGCCTTATGGGTCTGA